The following are from one region of the Coccinella septempunctata chromosome 7, icCocSept1.1, whole genome shotgun sequence genome:
- the LOC123318070 gene encoding insulin receptor substrate 1 isoform X6, translated as MSTSGSAYPEEGFNILRTGYMKKIKTGRRKWFVLRKETQEAQARLEYYDSEKKYQSGVAPRKSIIMKTCFNINQLSDPKHKHVIALYTKDECLKLAIDDKQEADEWFKDLLLMQQGEDLPEGQIPRPTFAHVWEVLLVNRGLGTQDLIGTYRLCLREKTLTLVKKDHDFQIEINLSSIRSCGSLQKYVYFEVGRSCPLGAGELWMETEDQYIAQNVHLTVYHTMTSNGKEELGPKSRFRSSSATETSKPNVDKKYNSKSHLFPQGVSSGGRERCDSMPSRARTTSEGNHPVPMFPRSHLAPHRPCSMHRDLGCSPPIGSPISPPSAGASTDSAGSSYSLIDENEDLDSNHGRYGHSLTPDEVIAEEDCDSLCAHYGISPNTGNYLPMAAPSSDDGYVAMSPLGAHSNITPAASLSSVTSGTPSTDMRFAEYPLDKVVSFFPPSSDDESRPIRAYSVGSRPETYKYKKHLMDIHGTAESRRDRAASVGSKTKKGPVRVLPPHGHYPQAHPKSSSAPLLSSSRIPGSTSSVGSEMDDFLEMDFTNIKKKSSKDGYLEMKPSPKSSAVSTPATTPSGYVEMKPGVTPPNISNSGPYLEMKPGTPPNRANEYAFMDSNRAYINRTDLPRNDYMDMNAKNTSKKPTLTNNNYAYVNYLDHNDVNHHQPTIRRSYSQLSPSTGNCFRNMGSPNSDYLDMNSKNRVRSDSDQSNEGYVEMSLGRGHHRQSSLDSAQLNREDHSGMSAGSVLKKKELKPNKKENNRSLPIQILNANQNNPINGRIYCDGSPKMQLHLTNTTTSPVSSLPRGRKNSTRRDSRDSSSSSVTTPSNSSTIFPLSLNSPSSPVKPLKTPEKSTPSLINSLYKRFRGKSNESQDDASVSDCQKNAAKVSAKSNDYMNLDLSKSNDYAEMQPGLHTVPDVNKAFSMMTLSETSSRVFKPISESRECGTSPPPSTNALPANSPTNDYPKTEEAEVKSDTKCTTDGSNDPSASKPVSRPGSASSDLCSSTSTLVGSRPDSVNSDSIRPPSALHYANLDLQTIDDDGSKSPRTARNNSNDSGQEVSFTYAEIDFNKSEGLKKGVKH; from the exons TGATCCAAAACATAAACACGTCATTGCTCTTTACACCAAAGATGAATGTTTGAAACTGGCCATTGATGACAAACAGGAGGCTGACGAGTGGTTCAAAGATTTGCTTTTGATGCAGCAAGGGGAAGATCTTCCCGAGGGACAAATTCCGAGGCCTACTTTTG cgCACGTGTGGGAGGTTTTGCTGGTGAATCGAGGCCTAGGTACCCAGGATCTCATTGGAACCTACAGGCTCTGCCTGAGAGAGAAGACGCTAACTTTGGTCAAGAAAGATCACGACTTTCAGATTGAAATCAATCTTTCCAGCATCCGAAGCTGCGGCAGTCTCCAAAAATATGTTTACTTTGAG GTGGGTAGGAGTTGCCCCCTTGGAGCTGGGGAATTATGGATGGAGACTGAAGATCAGTATATTGCCCAGAATGTTCATTTGACAGTCTATCA TACAATGACTAGCAATGGAAAAGAAGAACTGGGTCCAAAGAGCAGATTCAGATCATCATCAGCTACGGAAACATCAAAGCCGAACGTAGATAAGAAATATAATTCCAAAAGTCATTTATTCCCACAAG GTGTTTCATCGGGAGGACGCGAAAGGTGCGACAGCATGCCTTCGCGAGCCAGAACGACCAGCGAGGGCAATCATCCCGTGCCGATGTTTCCAAGATCTCATCTCGCCCCCCACAGACCATGTTCTATGCATCGCGATCTAGGCTGCAGTCCGCCGATCGGTTCACCGATATCTCCGCCCTCTGCCGGCGCGTCCACCGATTCTGCCGGCTCTTCATACAGTCTGATCGATGAAAATGAAGATCTGGACAGCAATCACGGACGATACGGACATTCATTGACGCCCGACGAGGTTATAGCCGAGGAGGACTGCGACAGTCTTTGCGCCCACTACG GAATAAGCCCAAATACGGGTAACTACCTACCAATGGCGGCACCTAGTTCGGACGATGGCTACGTAGCTATGTCCCCCTTAGGGGCCCACAGTAACATCACGCCTGCGGCAAGTTTGAGCAGCGTTACCTCCGGCACACCATCCACGGACATGAGGTTCGCTGAATACCCCCTCGATAAAGTCGTTTCTTTCTTCCCGCCATCGTCAGACGATGAATCGCGTCCCATTAGGGCTTATTCCGTAGGGTCCAGACCGGAGACCTACAAGTACAAGAAGCACCTGATGGACATCCATGGCACGGCGGAGAGCAGGAGAGATAGAGCTGCCAGCGTCGGCTCCAAGACCAAAAAGG GTCCTGTAAGGGTGCTGCCCCCCCACGGGCATTATCCGCAAGCCCATCCGAAGTCTTCGAGCGCCCCCCTTTTGAGTTCGTCGAGGATTCCCGGTTCGACCAGTTCGGTCGGTTCGGAAATGGACGATTTCCTCGAGATGGACTTTACAAACATCAAGAAAAAGTCGTCGAAGGATGGCTATTTGGAGATGAAGCCTAGTCCCAAATCGTCGGCGGTATCTACACCAGCGACTACGCCTTCAG GTTATGTTGAAATGAAGCCTGGCGTGACACCTCCGAACATTTCGAATAGTGGACCCTATTTGGAGATGAAGCCAGGTACACCCCCGAACAGAGCGAACGAGTATGCTTTCATGGATTCGAACAGAGCGTATATAAACAGAACTGACCTACCTCGTAACGATTACATGGACATGAATGCCAAAAACACTTCCAAAAAGCCTACTTTAACGAATAACAACTATGCCTACGTAAACTATTTAGACCATAACGATGTAAACCATCACCAGCCAACGATAAGAAGGTCTTACTCCCAATTATCCCCTTCTACTGGCAATTGCTTCAGGAATATGGGTTCACCAAACTCTGATTACCTCGACATGAACAGCAAGAACAGAGTGAGGAGCGATTCGGATCAGAGCAACGAAGGTTATGTGGAAATGTCATTGGGCAGAGGTCACCACCGTCAGTCGAGTTTGGACAGTGCTCAGTTGAATAGAGAAGATCACTCAGGTATGTCTGCTGGTTCAGTATTGAAAAAGAAAGAGCtcaaaccgaataaaaaagaaaataacCGTTCTTTACCAATTCAGATCCTGAACGCAAACCAAAACAATCCAATCAATGGTCGAATATACTGCGACGGTTCGCCCAAAATGCAACTACATCTTACTAATACAACCACAAGTCCCGTATCTAGTCTTCCAAGAGGCAGGAAAAACAGTACGCGTAGGGATTCGCGGGACAGTTCGAGCTCTAGCGTGACGACGCCTTCGAACTCTTCAACGATATTCCCGTTGAGTTTGAACAGTCCCAGTTCGCCGGTCAAACCCTTGAAGACGCCGGAAAAATCGACGCCTAGTCTGATCAACAGTTTGTACAAAAGATTCCGTGGAAAGAGTAACGAGAGTCAAGACGATGCTTCTGTTAGCGATTGTCAGAAAAACGCTGCCAAAGTTAGCGCCAAGTCGAATGATTACATGAATCTAGATCTGTCGAAAAGTAACGACTATGCGGAAATGCAACCTGGGTTACACACAGTTCCCGACGTGAACAAGGCTTTTAGTATGATGACGCTATCGGAAACTTCCTCCAGGGTTTTCAAGCCGATTTCGGAGTCTAGAGAGTGTGGAACGTCGCCACCGCCATCAACAAATGCGTTACCAGCGAATTCGCCGACAAATGATTACCCAAAGACTGAAGAAGCTGAAGTGAAAAGTGACACTAAGTGTACGACGGATGGTTCGAACGATCCAAGTGCATCGAAGCCCGTCTCACGACCTGGCTCGGCTTCAAGCGACCTGTGTTCATCGACGTCGACGTTAGTCGGTTCCCGACCGGACTCAGTGAATAGTGATTCCATACGTCCGCCCTCCGCGCTGCACTACGCAAACTTAGACCTGCAGACGATTGACGATGACGGCAGCAAGAGTCCCAGAACTGCAAGGAACAACTCGAATGACAGCGGTCAGGAGGTTAGTTTCACCTACGCCGAAATCGATTTCAATAAGAGCGAAGGACTGAAGAAAGGTGTTAAGCATTGA
- the LOC123318070 gene encoding insulin receptor substrate 1 isoform X1, producing the protein MSTSGSAYPEEGFNILRTGYMKKIKTGRRKWFVLRKETQEAQARLEYYDSEKKYQSGVAPRKSIIMKTCFNINQLSDPKHKHVIALYTKDECLKLAIDDKQEADEWFKDLLLMQQGEDLPEGQIPRPTFAHVWEVLLVNRGLGTQDLIGTYRLCLREKTLTLVKKDHDFQIEINLSSIRSCGSLQKYVYFEVGRSCPLGAGELWMETEDQYIAQNVHLTVYHTMTSNGKEELGPKSRFRSSSATETSKPNVDKKYNSKSHLFPQDHTQNVDSCLCGVQSHNIQNPIVSGMVTIYQHLKGATKSSERRHSISGGVAFSGSINHQRTQSLPLATPATALEHPHQQHSRTSKRSNQSKCVSSGGRERCDSMPSRARTTSEGNHPVPMFPRSHLAPHRPCSMHRDLGCSPPIGSPISPPSAGASTDSAGSSYSLIDENEDLDSNHGRYGHSLTPDEVIAEEDCDSLCAHYGISPNTGNYLPMAAPSSDDGYVAMSPLGAHSNITPAASLSSVTSGTPSTDMRFAEYPLDKVVSFFPPSSDDESRPIRAYSVGSRPETYKYKKHLMDIHGTAESRRDRAASVGSKTKKGPVRVLPPHGHYPQAHPKSSSAPLLSSSRIPGSTSSVGSEMDDFLEMDFTNIKKKSSKDGYLEMKPSPKSSAVSTPATTPSGYVEMKPGVTPPNISNSGPYLEMKPGTPPNRANEYAFMDSNRAYINRTDLPRNDYMDMNAKNTSKKPTLTNNNYAYVNYLDHNDVNHHQPTIRRSYSQLSPSTGNCFRNMGSPNSDYLDMNSKNRVRSDSDQSNEGYVEMSLGRGHHRQSSLDSAQLNREDHSGMSAGSVLKKKELKPNKKENNRSLPIQILNANQNNPINGRIYCDGSPKMQLHLTNTTTSPVSSLPRGRKNSTRRDSRDSSSSSVTTPSNSSTIFPLSLNSPSSPVKPLKTPEKSTPSLINSLYKRFRGKSNESQDDASVSDCQKNAAKVSAKSNDYMNLDLSKSNDYAEMQPGLHTVPDVNKAFSMMTLSETSSRVFKPISESRECGTSPPPSTNALPANSPTNDYPKTEEAEVKSDTKCTTDGSNDPSASKPVSRPGSASSDLCSSTSTLVGSRPDSVNSDSIRPPSALHYANLDLQTIDDDGSKSPRTARNNSNDSGQEVSFTYAEIDFNKSEGLKKGVKH; encoded by the exons TGATCCAAAACATAAACACGTCATTGCTCTTTACACCAAAGATGAATGTTTGAAACTGGCCATTGATGACAAACAGGAGGCTGACGAGTGGTTCAAAGATTTGCTTTTGATGCAGCAAGGGGAAGATCTTCCCGAGGGACAAATTCCGAGGCCTACTTTTG cgCACGTGTGGGAGGTTTTGCTGGTGAATCGAGGCCTAGGTACCCAGGATCTCATTGGAACCTACAGGCTCTGCCTGAGAGAGAAGACGCTAACTTTGGTCAAGAAAGATCACGACTTTCAGATTGAAATCAATCTTTCCAGCATCCGAAGCTGCGGCAGTCTCCAAAAATATGTTTACTTTGAG GTGGGTAGGAGTTGCCCCCTTGGAGCTGGGGAATTATGGATGGAGACTGAAGATCAGTATATTGCCCAGAATGTTCATTTGACAGTCTATCA TACAATGACTAGCAATGGAAAAGAAGAACTGGGTCCAAAGAGCAGATTCAGATCATCATCAGCTACGGAAACATCAAAGCCGAACGTAGATAAGAAATATAATTCCAAAAGTCATTTATTCCCACAAG ATCACACACAAAATGTCGACTCTTGTTTATGTGGCGTGCAATCTCACAATATCCAAAACCCTATTG TGAGTGGTATGGTTACCATTTATCAACATTTGAAGGGCGCTACTAAATCATCTGAACGACGTCATTCTATTTCAG GCGGTGTTGCATTTTCGGGAAGTATCAACCATCAGCGCACCCAGTCACTGCCTCTCGCTACCCCCGCCACTGCACTAGAACATCCCCATCAGCAGCACTCGAGAACCAGCAAACGCTCGAATCAGTCCAAAT GTGTTTCATCGGGAGGACGCGAAAGGTGCGACAGCATGCCTTCGCGAGCCAGAACGACCAGCGAGGGCAATCATCCCGTGCCGATGTTTCCAAGATCTCATCTCGCCCCCCACAGACCATGTTCTATGCATCGCGATCTAGGCTGCAGTCCGCCGATCGGTTCACCGATATCTCCGCCCTCTGCCGGCGCGTCCACCGATTCTGCCGGCTCTTCATACAGTCTGATCGATGAAAATGAAGATCTGGACAGCAATCACGGACGATACGGACATTCATTGACGCCCGACGAGGTTATAGCCGAGGAGGACTGCGACAGTCTTTGCGCCCACTACG GAATAAGCCCAAATACGGGTAACTACCTACCAATGGCGGCACCTAGTTCGGACGATGGCTACGTAGCTATGTCCCCCTTAGGGGCCCACAGTAACATCACGCCTGCGGCAAGTTTGAGCAGCGTTACCTCCGGCACACCATCCACGGACATGAGGTTCGCTGAATACCCCCTCGATAAAGTCGTTTCTTTCTTCCCGCCATCGTCAGACGATGAATCGCGTCCCATTAGGGCTTATTCCGTAGGGTCCAGACCGGAGACCTACAAGTACAAGAAGCACCTGATGGACATCCATGGCACGGCGGAGAGCAGGAGAGATAGAGCTGCCAGCGTCGGCTCCAAGACCAAAAAGG GTCCTGTAAGGGTGCTGCCCCCCCACGGGCATTATCCGCAAGCCCATCCGAAGTCTTCGAGCGCCCCCCTTTTGAGTTCGTCGAGGATTCCCGGTTCGACCAGTTCGGTCGGTTCGGAAATGGACGATTTCCTCGAGATGGACTTTACAAACATCAAGAAAAAGTCGTCGAAGGATGGCTATTTGGAGATGAAGCCTAGTCCCAAATCGTCGGCGGTATCTACACCAGCGACTACGCCTTCAG GTTATGTTGAAATGAAGCCTGGCGTGACACCTCCGAACATTTCGAATAGTGGACCCTATTTGGAGATGAAGCCAGGTACACCCCCGAACAGAGCGAACGAGTATGCTTTCATGGATTCGAACAGAGCGTATATAAACAGAACTGACCTACCTCGTAACGATTACATGGACATGAATGCCAAAAACACTTCCAAAAAGCCTACTTTAACGAATAACAACTATGCCTACGTAAACTATTTAGACCATAACGATGTAAACCATCACCAGCCAACGATAAGAAGGTCTTACTCCCAATTATCCCCTTCTACTGGCAATTGCTTCAGGAATATGGGTTCACCAAACTCTGATTACCTCGACATGAACAGCAAGAACAGAGTGAGGAGCGATTCGGATCAGAGCAACGAAGGTTATGTGGAAATGTCATTGGGCAGAGGTCACCACCGTCAGTCGAGTTTGGACAGTGCTCAGTTGAATAGAGAAGATCACTCAGGTATGTCTGCTGGTTCAGTATTGAAAAAGAAAGAGCtcaaaccgaataaaaaagaaaataacCGTTCTTTACCAATTCAGATCCTGAACGCAAACCAAAACAATCCAATCAATGGTCGAATATACTGCGACGGTTCGCCCAAAATGCAACTACATCTTACTAATACAACCACAAGTCCCGTATCTAGTCTTCCAAGAGGCAGGAAAAACAGTACGCGTAGGGATTCGCGGGACAGTTCGAGCTCTAGCGTGACGACGCCTTCGAACTCTTCAACGATATTCCCGTTGAGTTTGAACAGTCCCAGTTCGCCGGTCAAACCCTTGAAGACGCCGGAAAAATCGACGCCTAGTCTGATCAACAGTTTGTACAAAAGATTCCGTGGAAAGAGTAACGAGAGTCAAGACGATGCTTCTGTTAGCGATTGTCAGAAAAACGCTGCCAAAGTTAGCGCCAAGTCGAATGATTACATGAATCTAGATCTGTCGAAAAGTAACGACTATGCGGAAATGCAACCTGGGTTACACACAGTTCCCGACGTGAACAAGGCTTTTAGTATGATGACGCTATCGGAAACTTCCTCCAGGGTTTTCAAGCCGATTTCGGAGTCTAGAGAGTGTGGAACGTCGCCACCGCCATCAACAAATGCGTTACCAGCGAATTCGCCGACAAATGATTACCCAAAGACTGAAGAAGCTGAAGTGAAAAGTGACACTAAGTGTACGACGGATGGTTCGAACGATCCAAGTGCATCGAAGCCCGTCTCACGACCTGGCTCGGCTTCAAGCGACCTGTGTTCATCGACGTCGACGTTAGTCGGTTCCCGACCGGACTCAGTGAATAGTGATTCCATACGTCCGCCCTCCGCGCTGCACTACGCAAACTTAGACCTGCAGACGATTGACGATGACGGCAGCAAGAGTCCCAGAACTGCAAGGAACAACTCGAATGACAGCGGTCAGGAGGTTAGTTTCACCTACGCCGAAATCGATTTCAATAAGAGCGAAGGACTGAAGAAAGGTGTTAAGCATTGA
- the LOC123318070 gene encoding insulin receptor substrate 1 isoform X4: MSTSGSAYPEEGFNILRTGYMKKIKTGRRKWFVLRKETQEAQARLEYYDSEKKYQSGVAPRKSIIMKTCFNINQLSDPKHKHVIALYTKDECLKLAIDDKQEADEWFKDLLLMQQGEDLPEGQIPRPTFAHVWEVLLVNRGLGTQDLIGTYRLCLREKTLTLVKKDHDFQIEINLSSIRSCGSLQKYVYFEVGRSCPLGAGELWMETEDQYIAQNVHLTVYHTMTSNGKEELGPKSRFRSSSATETSKPNVDKKYNSKSHLFPQGGVAFSGSINHQRTQSLPLATPATALEHPHQQHSRTSKRSNQSKCVSSGGRERCDSMPSRARTTSEGNHPVPMFPRSHLAPHRPCSMHRDLGCSPPIGSPISPPSAGASTDSAGSSYSLIDENEDLDSNHGRYGHSLTPDEVIAEEDCDSLCAHYGISPNTGNYLPMAAPSSDDGYVAMSPLGAHSNITPAASLSSVTSGTPSTDMRFAEYPLDKVVSFFPPSSDDESRPIRAYSVGSRPETYKYKKHLMDIHGTAESRRDRAASVGSKTKKGPVRVLPPHGHYPQAHPKSSSAPLLSSSRIPGSTSSVGSEMDDFLEMDFTNIKKKSSKDGYLEMKPSPKSSAVSTPATTPSGYVEMKPGVTPPNISNSGPYLEMKPGTPPNRANEYAFMDSNRAYINRTDLPRNDYMDMNAKNTSKKPTLTNNNYAYVNYLDHNDVNHHQPTIRRSYSQLSPSTGNCFRNMGSPNSDYLDMNSKNRVRSDSDQSNEGYVEMSLGRGHHRQSSLDSAQLNREDHSGMSAGSVLKKKELKPNKKENNRSLPIQILNANQNNPINGRIYCDGSPKMQLHLTNTTTSPVSSLPRGRKNSTRRDSRDSSSSSVTTPSNSSTIFPLSLNSPSSPVKPLKTPEKSTPSLINSLYKRFRGKSNESQDDASVSDCQKNAAKVSAKSNDYMNLDLSKSNDYAEMQPGLHTVPDVNKAFSMMTLSETSSRVFKPISESRECGTSPPPSTNALPANSPTNDYPKTEEAEVKSDTKCTTDGSNDPSASKPVSRPGSASSDLCSSTSTLVGSRPDSVNSDSIRPPSALHYANLDLQTIDDDGSKSPRTARNNSNDSGQEVSFTYAEIDFNKSEGLKKGVKH; encoded by the exons TGATCCAAAACATAAACACGTCATTGCTCTTTACACCAAAGATGAATGTTTGAAACTGGCCATTGATGACAAACAGGAGGCTGACGAGTGGTTCAAAGATTTGCTTTTGATGCAGCAAGGGGAAGATCTTCCCGAGGGACAAATTCCGAGGCCTACTTTTG cgCACGTGTGGGAGGTTTTGCTGGTGAATCGAGGCCTAGGTACCCAGGATCTCATTGGAACCTACAGGCTCTGCCTGAGAGAGAAGACGCTAACTTTGGTCAAGAAAGATCACGACTTTCAGATTGAAATCAATCTTTCCAGCATCCGAAGCTGCGGCAGTCTCCAAAAATATGTTTACTTTGAG GTGGGTAGGAGTTGCCCCCTTGGAGCTGGGGAATTATGGATGGAGACTGAAGATCAGTATATTGCCCAGAATGTTCATTTGACAGTCTATCA TACAATGACTAGCAATGGAAAAGAAGAACTGGGTCCAAAGAGCAGATTCAGATCATCATCAGCTACGGAAACATCAAAGCCGAACGTAGATAAGAAATATAATTCCAAAAGTCATTTATTCCCACAAG GCGGTGTTGCATTTTCGGGAAGTATCAACCATCAGCGCACCCAGTCACTGCCTCTCGCTACCCCCGCCACTGCACTAGAACATCCCCATCAGCAGCACTCGAGAACCAGCAAACGCTCGAATCAGTCCAAAT GTGTTTCATCGGGAGGACGCGAAAGGTGCGACAGCATGCCTTCGCGAGCCAGAACGACCAGCGAGGGCAATCATCCCGTGCCGATGTTTCCAAGATCTCATCTCGCCCCCCACAGACCATGTTCTATGCATCGCGATCTAGGCTGCAGTCCGCCGATCGGTTCACCGATATCTCCGCCCTCTGCCGGCGCGTCCACCGATTCTGCCGGCTCTTCATACAGTCTGATCGATGAAAATGAAGATCTGGACAGCAATCACGGACGATACGGACATTCATTGACGCCCGACGAGGTTATAGCCGAGGAGGACTGCGACAGTCTTTGCGCCCACTACG GAATAAGCCCAAATACGGGTAACTACCTACCAATGGCGGCACCTAGTTCGGACGATGGCTACGTAGCTATGTCCCCCTTAGGGGCCCACAGTAACATCACGCCTGCGGCAAGTTTGAGCAGCGTTACCTCCGGCACACCATCCACGGACATGAGGTTCGCTGAATACCCCCTCGATAAAGTCGTTTCTTTCTTCCCGCCATCGTCAGACGATGAATCGCGTCCCATTAGGGCTTATTCCGTAGGGTCCAGACCGGAGACCTACAAGTACAAGAAGCACCTGATGGACATCCATGGCACGGCGGAGAGCAGGAGAGATAGAGCTGCCAGCGTCGGCTCCAAGACCAAAAAGG GTCCTGTAAGGGTGCTGCCCCCCCACGGGCATTATCCGCAAGCCCATCCGAAGTCTTCGAGCGCCCCCCTTTTGAGTTCGTCGAGGATTCCCGGTTCGACCAGTTCGGTCGGTTCGGAAATGGACGATTTCCTCGAGATGGACTTTACAAACATCAAGAAAAAGTCGTCGAAGGATGGCTATTTGGAGATGAAGCCTAGTCCCAAATCGTCGGCGGTATCTACACCAGCGACTACGCCTTCAG GTTATGTTGAAATGAAGCCTGGCGTGACACCTCCGAACATTTCGAATAGTGGACCCTATTTGGAGATGAAGCCAGGTACACCCCCGAACAGAGCGAACGAGTATGCTTTCATGGATTCGAACAGAGCGTATATAAACAGAACTGACCTACCTCGTAACGATTACATGGACATGAATGCCAAAAACACTTCCAAAAAGCCTACTTTAACGAATAACAACTATGCCTACGTAAACTATTTAGACCATAACGATGTAAACCATCACCAGCCAACGATAAGAAGGTCTTACTCCCAATTATCCCCTTCTACTGGCAATTGCTTCAGGAATATGGGTTCACCAAACTCTGATTACCTCGACATGAACAGCAAGAACAGAGTGAGGAGCGATTCGGATCAGAGCAACGAAGGTTATGTGGAAATGTCATTGGGCAGAGGTCACCACCGTCAGTCGAGTTTGGACAGTGCTCAGTTGAATAGAGAAGATCACTCAGGTATGTCTGCTGGTTCAGTATTGAAAAAGAAAGAGCtcaaaccgaataaaaaagaaaataacCGTTCTTTACCAATTCAGATCCTGAACGCAAACCAAAACAATCCAATCAATGGTCGAATATACTGCGACGGTTCGCCCAAAATGCAACTACATCTTACTAATACAACCACAAGTCCCGTATCTAGTCTTCCAAGAGGCAGGAAAAACAGTACGCGTAGGGATTCGCGGGACAGTTCGAGCTCTAGCGTGACGACGCCTTCGAACTCTTCAACGATATTCCCGTTGAGTTTGAACAGTCCCAGTTCGCCGGTCAAACCCTTGAAGACGCCGGAAAAATCGACGCCTAGTCTGATCAACAGTTTGTACAAAAGATTCCGTGGAAAGAGTAACGAGAGTCAAGACGATGCTTCTGTTAGCGATTGTCAGAAAAACGCTGCCAAAGTTAGCGCCAAGTCGAATGATTACATGAATCTAGATCTGTCGAAAAGTAACGACTATGCGGAAATGCAACCTGGGTTACACACAGTTCCCGACGTGAACAAGGCTTTTAGTATGATGACGCTATCGGAAACTTCCTCCAGGGTTTTCAAGCCGATTTCGGAGTCTAGAGAGTGTGGAACGTCGCCACCGCCATCAACAAATGCGTTACCAGCGAATTCGCCGACAAATGATTACCCAAAGACTGAAGAAGCTGAAGTGAAAAGTGACACTAAGTGTACGACGGATGGTTCGAACGATCCAAGTGCATCGAAGCCCGTCTCACGACCTGGCTCGGCTTCAAGCGACCTGTGTTCATCGACGTCGACGTTAGTCGGTTCCCGACCGGACTCAGTGAATAGTGATTCCATACGTCCGCCCTCCGCGCTGCACTACGCAAACTTAGACCTGCAGACGATTGACGATGACGGCAGCAAGAGTCCCAGAACTGCAAGGAACAACTCGAATGACAGCGGTCAGGAGGTTAGTTTCACCTACGCCGAAATCGATTTCAATAAGAGCGAAGGACTGAAGAAAGGTGTTAAGCATTGA